In Halalkalicoccus sp. NIPERK01, the DNA window ACCCCACGGGCGGTGGCGTCGGCCTCGTCGGGATGCACAAGGCCGCAAAGGAGCTCCGCGAGTTGGGGTTGATCGAGGAACTGCCGGCGATGTACGCCGCCCAGTCGACGGGCTGTGCGCCGATCGTCGAGGCGTTCGAGGAGGACAGGGACCGACACGACCCCGTCGAGCACCCGGACACGATCTGTGGCGGGATCGAGATCCCCGACCCCGGCGCGAGCCCGTGGATCCTCGAGTGTCTGCGCGAATCGGGCGGCGGGGCGGTCGCGACGAGCGACGAGGAGATCCTCGAGAGCGCCATCGCGGTCGCGAAGGGCGGGGGGTTGGAGATGGGCGCGACCTGTGCGGCCGCGGCCAGCGGCGCGTGGGAACTCGCCGAGCGCGGCGAGTTCGACTCGGATTCGACGGTCGTCCTGCTCAACACCGCGAGCGCGAACAAGGACAGCGACGTGCTCCGAAGCCACCTGATGGGCAAGGGGATCTGAGTGCTCGGAGCGGCGGTCGCCGGCCTCCTCCTCGGCCTGTCGCTCGCGGCCCCGCCGGGCCCGATGAACGCCGTCATCGCCGAGGAGAGCGTCGCCCGCGGGTTCCGTTCCGGCGTGAGCGCCGGACTGGGGGCGATGAGCGCCGACGCCTGCTTTCTCGGTCTCGCGTGGGTCGGCGCGGCGACGGTCCTCCGGGACGCCCCGCGCCTGCAGGGTGCGATCCTCGGGATCGGCGGGCTGTTGTTGCTCGCGTTCGCGTTCGACGCCGTCCGCGACGTCCGGGGCTTCACCGACGGGAGCGATTCGACCGACGGACGCGGGTTCACGAAGGCGTTCGTCCTCGCGCTGACCAACCCCTTCCAGTTGCTCTGGTGGCTCACCGTCGGCGTCGCCCTGCTCGATCCGGGCCGCGTGACGGTCGAGTTCGGGCCCCTCGCGACGACGATCGCGACCGGAACGCCGGTGATCGTCCTCGGCTTCTTCGCCGGGATCGGCCTGTGGATCACGGCGTTTCCGCTCGCCCTGATCGGGATCGGCCGGCGGATCGACGGGTTCGCGCCGCTGGTCGCGGCCGCGAGCGCCCTCGTCCTCGCGGGCTTCGGGCTGACGTTCCTCTACCGGGCGGCCGGGCTACTCTGACTCCGCGATCTCGGGATCGGGTTCCATCTCGGGGACCTCCAGTTCGAGCCACTCGCGGAACCAGCGCACGCGTTTGAGCCGTTCGTGGGCGATGCTCCGGCCGGTGTCGCTCTCGATGCGCTTGCAGGCCTCCTTTCCACGCTCGTAGACCCGGTCGACCATCGTCGCCGCGTCCATGTGGGTGCGCGCCTCGTAGCCCATCCGCAGCAGCATCAACACCGTTCCGTTCGCGCCGACCTTATCGAGCAGGTCGGCCTCGATCAGACACTGGCCCTCGAGCGAGAGTTCGTCGACCTCGCCCGAGTGAGTGTGGGCCGTGATCGCCCGGCAGACCCGGTCGACGAAGGAGGTCGGAAACGACCCACGGGAGGCGAGGTACTCGCGGGCGACGCGCGCGCCCTCCTCGGCGTGGACCTCCTGGTCGGCGTCGAGTTTGGCGACGTCGTGAAAGAGCGCGGCCACCCGCACGACGTCGACGTCGGCACCCTCCTTTCTGGCGATCTCCTCGGCGATCTGGAGGACGTTCAGGGTGTGGTTGAACCGGTACTCGGCGGAGTGCCACGGGTACCAGCGCATGCGGCCGCCCTCGTCCTCGTTTTTGACGCTCGCGTCGAGATACTCGTAGACGAAACGCTTCATCGACTCGAACTCGGTTCCGGAGACGGGCGTCTCCTTTATTTCAACGCCCATAGAACCGCCTCCAACGGGTCCGGCTATCGTTCATTGTTACCTACAAAAAGGCGTGTTTTACTCTTTAGCGTTACGACGGAGACGGGAGCGCTCGGGAGGCCACGCGAACGACGACGGGAGCGTTTATTCCGACCGGGCGAGTAACGACGACGTGACCGAACGGCGATACCTCGACGACTCGACGGTACGGGAGTTCGAAGCGCGCGTCGAGCGCGTCATCGACGACGGCGACACGGCGCGGGTCGTCCTCGACGCCACCCACTTCTACCCCGAGGGCGGCGGCCAACCCGCCGACCGCGGAACGCTTTCCGGGACCGCGAGGTGGCCCGTCCTCGACGTCCAGAAGACCGACGAGGTCTACCACACCGTCGAGGGCGACGGCCCGGCGGTCGGCGAGCGCGTGATCGGGGAGGTCGACTGGGACCGCCGACAGTCCCACATGCGCTATCACACCGCCCAGCACCTGCTCTCGGCGCTCCTCCTCGAGGAGTACGACGCGCCCACGACCGGCAACCAGCTCTACGCCGATCACGCCCGCCTCGACTGTGCGTACGAGCGGTTCACCGACGAGGACCTCGCGGACATCGAGACCCGGATGAACGAACTGGTCGAGGAGGCCCGCACCGTGCGGTGGTACACGCTCGACCGCGGGCAAGCGGAGGCGGAACTCGACCCCGAACGCACCCGCCTCGACCTCCTGCCCGACAGCATCACTGAGGTGCGGATCGTCGAGATCGGCGACCCACGAACGGTCTTCGACCGGGTGGCGTGCGCGGGCACGCACGTCTCGAACACCGGGGAGATCGGCCACGTCGAGGTCACGGGCCGCGAGACGCGGGGCCCGGACGAGGAGCGAGTCGGGTTCGTGCTCGGAGACGAATAGGTTATCTCGCTGGCCCGCCGACCTTGCGCTCGTGCGCGTAGAGAACTGCTTCATCGCCGCCGACGGCGTGGGCGAGCGAACCGAGCGAAAACTCTGGGAGGCGGGACTCACCGACTGGGACGCGTTCTCCGCGGCGCGGTCGGTTCCCGTCGGGGACGCCCGAAGCGCCGCCATCGAGTCGTTCATCCGGGACGCGAGGGCCGAACTCGACCGACGGAACGCCGCCTTCTTCGCCGAGCGCCTTCCCTCGGCGAGCCACTGGCGCTTCTACGAGAACTTCCGGCCCGAGGCGTGTTTCTTCGACATCGAGACGACCGGCCTCAGCAAGGATCGCGACCGGGTAACGACCGTGAGTTTCCATCGGGGAGGCGAGACGGAGACGCTGATCGCCGGCGACGGCCTCTCCCGCGAGGCGCTGGCTCGCGAACTGGGGGCGGCCGACCTGCTCGTCTCCTTCAACGGCGCGCGCTTCGACGTGCCCTTCCTCGAGAGTGCCTTCGACCTCTCGATCGAGACGCCCCACCTGGATCTCATGTACCCCTGTCGGAAGGCGGAGCTGACGGGCGGGCTGAAGGCGATCGAGCGCGAACTGGGGATCGACCGCGAGGAAAGCGGCGTCGACGGCCGGGAGGCGGTCAGGCTGTGGCACGCCTACGAACGCGGCGACGAGGCGGCCCTCGACAAACTGGTCAGGTACAACCGCGACGACGCCCGCAACCTCGCGACCCTGGCCGACCGGGTGTCGTCGCGCCTCGACGGCGAGGTCTTCGGGGCGTTTCGCTAGAGTTCCGTCAGCCGTACCCGCGTCCCGTTTTCGGATCCCGACAGCGCCGTCGTATCGTCGATCCGGGCGATCAGGTTCACCGGCGAGGCCGCCCGCGGTTCGGCACACCGGCTGACGGGCGTCGGCCCCCAGAACAGGCAGATGGCGTTGCCCTGCGGCCAGTAGGCGACCGCACCGGGAGGCACCTCCGTGCGTTCGTTCTCCGTTCCCACGTCGACCTCGGTTCGGAAGTACAGTTCGTCGCCCCATCGCTGCCCGTCG includes these proteins:
- a CDS encoding LysE family transporter, which encodes MLGAAVAGLLLGLSLAAPPGPMNAVIAEESVARGFRSGVSAGLGAMSADACFLGLAWVGAATVLRDAPRLQGAILGIGGLLLLAFAFDAVRDVRGFTDGSDSTDGRGFTKAFVLALTNPFQLLWWLTVGVALLDPGRVTVEFGPLATTIATGTPVIVLGFFAGIGLWITAFPLALIGIGRRIDGFAPLVAAASALVLAGFGLTFLYRAAGLL
- a CDS encoding HD domain-containing protein, with amino-acid sequence MGVEIKETPVSGTEFESMKRFVYEYLDASVKNEDEGGRMRWYPWHSAEYRFNHTLNVLQIAEEIARKEGADVDVVRVAALFHDVAKLDADQEVHAEEGARVAREYLASRGSFPTSFVDRVCRAITAHTHSGEVDELSLEGQCLIEADLLDKVGANGTVLMLLRMGYEARTHMDAATMVDRVYERGKEACKRIESDTGRSIAHERLKRVRWFREWLELEVPEMEPDPEIAESE
- a CDS encoding alanyl-tRNA editing protein, with product MFYSLALRRRRERSGGHANDDGSVYSDRASNDDVTERRYLDDSTVREFEARVERVIDDGDTARVVLDATHFYPEGGGQPADRGTLSGTARWPVLDVQKTDEVYHTVEGDGPAVGERVIGEVDWDRRQSHMRYHTAQHLLSALLLEEYDAPTTGNQLYADHARLDCAYERFTDEDLADIETRMNELVEEARTVRWYTLDRGQAEAELDPERTRLDLLPDSITEVRIVEIGDPRTVFDRVACAGTHVSNTGEIGHVEVTGRETRGPDEERVGFVLGDE
- a CDS encoding ribonuclease H-like domain-containing protein, giving the protein MRVENCFIAADGVGERTERKLWEAGLTDWDAFSAARSVPVGDARSAAIESFIRDARAELDRRNAAFFAERLPSASHWRFYENFRPEACFFDIETTGLSKDRDRVTTVSFHRGGETETLIAGDGLSREALARELGAADLLVSFNGARFDVPFLESAFDLSIETPHLDLMYPCRKAELTGGLKAIERELGIDREESGVDGREAVRLWHAYERGDEAALDKLVRYNRDDARNLATLADRVSSRLDGEVFGAFR
- a CDS encoding cyclophilin-like family protein yields the protein MPDILIQVGEHECTADWTDHCPETRAAIEAALPLAGDGQRWGDELYFRTEVDVGTENERTEVPPGAVAYWPQGNAICLFWGPTPVSRCAEPRAASPVNLIARIDDTTALSGSENGTRVRLTEL